The bacterium genomic interval AAGAGCCGCAGCTCCTCCTACCTGAGAAAAACCAAATTTTCGGCGCTGGTCGAGGAGAAGGATCTCGCCAAGCTCATCCAACAACTCATCGCCAAAAATCGCAGCAAAACTTTCGGCGACGGCCGGATCTTCGTCCTGCCGGCGGCAGGAGATTAAGATGCAGATGATCCGGGCCATCCTGCGCAGCGAGCGCGAGGAGAAGGCCATTCATGCCCTGGAAAAGCACGGTTTCGTTTCTTACACCCGCTGGGAGGTCATTGGCCGCGGCAAGC includes:
- a CDS encoding P-II family nitrogen regulator — encoded protein: MALKEVIAIVRPEKALETEEALFKSGALFVSRHSVFGRGKEMGQQFFRSWFRLKSRSSSYLRKTKFSALVEEKDLAKLIQQLIAKNRSKTFGDGRIFVLPAAGD